From the Rutidosis leptorrhynchoides isolate AG116_Rl617_1_P2 unplaced genomic scaffold, CSIRO_AGI_Rlap_v1 contig300, whole genome shotgun sequence genome, one window contains:
- the LOC139882726 gene encoding peptidyl-prolyl cis-trans isomerase CYP71-like — protein MEEAQNGSVNAEEKAAAPPPPPVEEEEEDDDSMIGPGPAPKARPKRPLQFEQAYLESLPTANMYEKSYMHRDVVTHVAVSPADFFITGSIDGHLKFWKKKASGIEFAKHFRSHLGPIEGLAVSGDGLLCCTISDDHSVKIYDVVNYDMMVMIRLPYIPGAVEWVYKQGDVKAKLAIADRNSLFVHIYDARAGSNDPIISREIHLGPLKVMKNNPVCDVVISADANGIIEYWSPTTLQFPENEVDFKYKSDTNLFEIAKCKTTVSAIEVSPNGKQFSVTSPDRRVRVFWFRTGKLRRVYDETLQVAQDLQRSDAPLYRLEAIDFGRRMAVEKEIEKTEGVPQPNAIFDESSNFLIYATLLGIKIINLHTNKVSRILGKVESNDRFLRIALYQGDRSSKKVRKIPAAAANANESKEPLTDPTLLCCAFKKHRIYLFSQREPEEPEDATKGRDVFNEKPPADELLAVSDIGKTAMTSLPDNVILCTTMGDIHMKLYPEECPRTVENFTTHCKNGYYDNLIFHRVIKGFMIQTGDPVGDGTGGQSIWGGEFEDEFHKSLRHDRPFTVSMANAGPNTNGSQFFITTVATPWLDNKHTVFGRVVKGMDVVQGIEKVKVGKNDKPYQDVKILNVTVPKC, from the exons ATGGAGGAAGCTCAAAATGGCAGTGTGAATGCGGAAGAGAAGGCAGCAGCGCCACCGCCACCGCCGGTTGAGGAGGAGGAGGAAGACGACGATTCGATGATTGGACCCGGCCCGGCCCCCAAAGCCCGCCCCAAGCGCCCCCTCCAGTTCGAACAGGCGTATCTGGAATCGCTTCCCACGGCAAACAT GTATGAGAAGAGTTATATGCATCGCGATGTGGTTACACATGTTGCTGTGTCACCAGCAGATTTTTTCATAACTGGAAGTATTGACG GCCATTTGAAATTTTGGAAGAAAAAGGCTTCTGGCATTGAGTTTGCAAAGCACTTTAGATCTCACCTTGGTCCCATTGAAGGTTTAGCA GTTAGTGGCGATGGGTTACTTTGCTGTACAATTTCAGATGATCATTCAGTGAAAATATATGATGTAGTAAACTATGACATGATGGTCATGATTCGTCTACCATATATTCCTGGTGCTGTTGAGTGGGTCTACAAACAAGGAGATGTCAAAGCTAAACTTGCCATTGCTGACAGGAACTCCTTATTTGTGCATATATATGATGCGCGAGCTGGTTCCAATGACCCTATCATCTCTCGAGAG ATACACTTGGGTCCGTTAAAAGTTATGAAGAACAATCCAGTATGCGATGTTGTGATATCTGCTGATGCAAATGGAATCATAGAGTATTGGAGTCCTACCACACTTCAGTTTCCAGAAAATGA GGTGGATTTCAAATATAAAAGCGATACGAATCTTTTCGAGATTGCTAAATGCAAAACGACTGTTTCTGCTATAGAG GTGAGTCCTAATGGTAAGCAGTTTTCTGTTACATCACCGGACCGAAGAGTACGCGTATTTTGGTTTAGAACCGGTAAACTAAGACGAGTTTATGATGAAACACTTCAG GTGGCTCAAGATCTCCAAAGAAGTGATGCCCCCTTATATCGACTGGAAGCTATTGATTTTGGACGGAGAATGGCTGTGGAGAAGGAAATTGAAAAAACAGAAG GTGTACCACAACCAAATGCTATTTTTGATGAAAGCTCCAATTTCCTCATATACGCGACTCTTCTTGGAATTAAA ATAATAAATCTACACACAAATAAAGTTTCTCGAATCCTGGGAAAGGTTGAGAGCAATGATAGATTCTTGAGAATTGCCTTATATCAAGGTGACAGGAGCAGTAAAAAAGTAAGAAAAATTCCTGCTGCTGCGGCTAATGCCAACGAAAGCAAAGAGCCATTAACAGATCCAACTCTCTTGTGCTGTGCTTTCAAGAAACACAGGATCTATTTGTTCAG TCAAAGAGAACCAGAGGAACCGGAAGATGCAACAAAAGGAAGGGATGTGTTCAACGAAAAACCACCTGCTGATGAACTTTTGGCTGTATCTGACATAGGAAAAACAGCCATGACATCACTCCCTGACAATGTG ATTTTGTGCACCACAATGGGTGATATTCACATGAAACTCTATCCTGAAGAATGTCCAAGAACTGTGGAGAACTTTACAACACATTGCAAGAATGGCTATTACGACAATCTCATATTCCACCGTGTGATCAAAGGATTCATGATACAGACAGGAGATCCTGTTGGAGATGGCACTGGTGGGCAGTCTATTTGGGGAGGGGAATTTGAGGACGAGTTTCACAAAAG TTTACGACATGACAGGCCTTTCACAGTGTCGATGGCCAATGCAGGTCCAAACACAAATGGTTCTCAGTTCTTTATCACCACCGTTGCTACTCCATGGCTGGACAACAAGCACACTGTTTTTGGTAGAGTTGTCAAGGGAATGGATGTTGTACAG GGTATAGAGAAAGTAAAAGTGGGCAAAAATGACAAGCCATATCAAGATGTGAAAATTCTGAATGTGACTGTCCCTAAGTGTTAA